gttttagcaACTACTAAAATTGCACGTGTGACGTGATAACTTGCGTGTTTATTGCAAACATAACCTCCTATAGCCTTTGCAAAAGATGTggtataaaacataaaataaagacAAATATGCGCATTAATTCATTaggcttcaaaataaatttatggtCTTTCGTAACTTTATGAATCAATGTAAAAGATTGATCTCTTCATGATTCAACTAAGTCTAAAATGGATGAACAATTATGGCAGACGAAGATGCAAAAAATGCCGCCAAATTGCGCCTTTAAAATATGTTCTCGTATTTCTAATTTTATGAGAATGTTGCCTCAAATTTagatgcaattatttaaacatttaatgatAATACAGCTAAGCCTTGTCATAGAAATGATGGAGAAAATTATagttctttcttaaattttagataatatccgaaataattaacattttttaatgttcttaggcTCATATTAAAGCTATCTTTCCACAGTATCGAAATAGCTTATGAAAATAAGTCGTAAACCTTTTTCCTATCACAGTGCAAAAACAAAGttgcaaaaattgcaaaatttattatGGTAGGAATAATATTcatctaaaatatataaaacatataatcTTGACGTTTCTGTAAAAGTCccataaagtatttatttaatttttattctgatttgagtacaaataagatgttttcaaaatttgcctttttttacaGCTTAAGTTCTTACACTCTGATAGGAAATTTGTTTACACTCATGGTCATAAACTGCTTCGATACTGTGCAAACATAGCTTTAAAGTAAGGCTAAGAACATTaagaaatgttgattatttcggttattacttcaaatttacacaaacattgaaatttacactgttTTTGCAAAATCTACTTGAAAAATAGGCAATTTGTATTtatcctgggctcattttatatagaatttagagaaaattttaaactgcatGATTAAAATAAAGAGAACTTAATCATCAATAAAGAGGTGCGCGTAtaccataattgtttaaacaatatttttcaaataatttgttgtaatAACGTTATGGATAATTATTTGCTTAGATCGATTTAATTGAGAAACGCAAATAATCAATTAATGATAACCGAAGTGTTGTGAAAGAgtcgaaaaaattagaattttctccaTCTTTTCTATGAAAAGAGTAAATGATATTAAATGTATGAATAATTGCAAACTGTTTTTCACAAACAATATCACTATCAACGCTCATTAACTGCGTcgtatattcaaaaaaataataacttcacGATTTACAGGGGGGAAAATTGTTAtatatcaattttgtttaaacgattgCCAAACATGCTTCAACAGGGTGTCTAATGACCTTGAAAACCTGTAACTCTCCTTGAATTTggtttaaaccttgaaaacctggaaatccttgatttttcacaaaaaccttgaattttaattattctttttttttctttcttttaaaacagtaattttatcgaaatgcgaagagtaatttaaatcttttagcctattatgaaagaaacatctcgttttaaaaaaatcttcctgctgaacattttttaatttgtcaagatataatttatcttttgtttattacagaataaataaagatatttcagggcactttttgttgaggtgttcaactcagaaattattaaaattgttagtttaaaatttcgatgttaattctgTTTCAGAATTACAATAACCCATGGCCACACAACGAATTTTTCATGGGGTTGACCACTCGATTTTTGAGTGTAcaatagatttcaaaaggttataaaatatttaaaaatatttcaaacatttcaaaatattttaaatatcttcaacatttcataaaggtttcacggatgttaacgatttaaaaaaggcgcACACGTCAGATTTCACAGCGATTTCACAaatagtttaaaactttaaacatttaaaggatttgaaaaagggtacagtacaccagatttaaaagatttcaaaaatttgaaacgatttcaagaggttttaaaagattttagaagatttcaaaatatttcaaataattcaatgacttcaacgaatacaaaagattttccaaGCAAAGATTCAAgattgattttataaacatttcaaaatatttcagaaagatttcaaggattttaaacattcaaaaaggcCTGTAAGCTAGATTAAAAAGTTATCACAAAAATTCCCcacagatttcgaacatttcataaagatttagaacatttcacaaagattttaaaaagggtatattaaaccacatttctaagatttcaaaacatttcaaaaattttaaataatttcaaattttttaggaggtgtcaaaagatttcataaaagtttcaaagatttcataaaacatcCATAAAGATCTCAAAAACAGTACgagtgtttcaaagatttcaacaagggctcagtacaccagatttcaaagatttcaaaacattaaaaatatttttaatgatttcaaaaggtttcaataaatttgcgaagatttgaaaagattttaataattttaaacgaacagacaagatttcacgaacaaagatgaaagaaacatttcaaaaatatttcaaagatttaaaaacattaaaaaatttgtgaacaatatcaaaatttgttataagatttaacaaagagttcaaatattctagtgattttaaacgattacaacaaattgcataaagatttcacaaatattccagtgatttcaaacgaatacaaaagacttagagaagatttcacaatttctttaaaaaaaattcataaggatttcaaaagatttcgagaatttcaaaacattttaaagagtttaagcgatttcaaaaggttttaacacatgtgagaagatttcaaacgacttcaatgattttaaacatacacaaaaggtttcacaaacaaagattaaagaaagagttcacaaagagttcaagaattttaaagattttacaaaagctttgaaaaatataaaaagatttctttaaaatttcaccgaaatttcaagttttcactaaggtttgtaatacttcacaaagatttcaaacgatttcacaaatatttcaatgatttcaaagacattacaaagatttaagaatattccaaaaaatttcacaaagaaatctcatgttcacaaaaaattaagaattcgttTATTTATGATTcggctttttttagaaatttttaaccaacaaaaaatgaaattgctcattttttacatgtatgacaaaacgtttatttcattttttgatgtaaaaaaggagacctggaaagttttgattttttaccctggaaaagaccttgaattttgttcctaagaattgCTAGATAccctgttaaaaatatattactcttCACATTCGTTAATTATaacattaattccagaaaatactaactttttgCGATACGGtgaaagaaaacttatcaaaagtatgtttgtttaaagaattgaaaattagttaaaaaatacttggaaacttatcacttgtcgaataaaaataattcgcttgaaaaaaaatatcgtcTTCAGTATGAACTTTCCATAAAATTGCTGTTTTGCCTTTTTTCGGACATTTTCCGAGCACAATACGAAGAAGTTTGGAGAGCTAACATAGAAAGTTATTGGGTGCAAATTATTTCTTGAGCATTCCTGAATAAGTGACtcaactttatttacaaaaagttaataacaagtgcttctttttcccattttttcaaaaactgcgcTTTTCCCACTTAAAATCCCATGTTAATTTAAAAGGAtgacagatttgaaaaaaaaaatggattttctttttccggaaaacgTGGTGTATGGGGGGAGGTCGATcatcaaaaatacaatttgaaccGGTATGAATTTGGACCACgctaattaatacaaaattaattttcgaatttttttctatttcaactatATAGACtttaatagttattttattaaacattaataatttctgCACAGACGCCAGGGAAGTTAAAGTTGACTGATCagcatctcatatttaaaaatcaaaagaccGGCAAAGTGGAGCAAATTCCTTCCGGTGATATGGAAATGGTCAGTTACTTAAAGTTCGTTAACACATGGGGTCTTCGAATTTTCCTAAGAAACGGAACATTACACAGGTTTCGAGGCTTCAAAGATGGAGTATGTATCCATGTTTTTCCTTAAGGATTTAATATCTCCgtttaaaaagattgataaaactAAATACTTTACTCTTTATAATTTAGGATcaagaaaaaatagcaaaattcttCAAGAGCAATTATAGTAAAGACATGCTTGAGAAGCAACTCAGTTTAAAAGGGTGGAACTGGGGAACAGCTAGATTTGAAGGATCAGTTGTAAGTTTTGATGTCGACCAACATACAGCCTTTGAGATTCCCCTAAGCAACGTTTCTCAATGTACTACCGGAAAAAACGAAGTTACTCTCGAATTTCATCAGGTTTGTTTgggttttaatttatttgtttaagaagtaaatatttagttaataacTAAGTTACCATTTACTAATAATCTTAGAATGATGATGCCCCCGTCAATCTCATGGAAATGAGATTTCACATTCCAACCAGCGACAGCGTTGAGCAAGATCCTGTGGAATCATTCCATCAACGAGTCATGGACAAGGCATCTGTAATCAGCGTCAGTGGAGATGCCATAGCTATATTTAGAGAAATTCAATGTCTTACCCCGAGGTAagtaaatttaactatcttatctttaacctgaatttaaaaatcattattttatatttagcaATCTTTGAACAATCATTCTTTTCCAGGGGTCGCTACGACATCAAAATCTTCCAGTCGTTCTTCCAACTCCACGGAAAGACATTTGATTACAAAATACCGATGTCAACGGTTCTCCGTTTGTTCCTTCTTCCGCACAAGGACAACAGACAGATGTTCTTCGTTGTAAGTTTTCGACTGAATTCCtcaatttcagttgaattttaaactagattttaaaacaacaatattCCAGGTCAGTTTGGATCCTCCGATCAAACAAGGACAAACCCGTTACCACTACCTGGTTTTGTTATTCAACCAGGATGAAGAAACATCGATCGAATTGCCATTTTCTGAGTAAGAAATAGATAGGATTTTTACTTATATTAATTCAAAGTACTACCGATCTTTATGACTTTTACGACATTATTTCAGAGAGGAATTGAAAGAGAAATACGAGGACAAACTGACGAAAGAACTATCGGGTCCAACCTACGAAATCCTCGGCAAAGTGATGAAGGTCATAATCAACAGAAAACTCACCGGTCCCGGGAACTTTATTGGGTAAATATCTCGCTGCAGAGTCGAATTATCCAAGATTGTATTtctaaacataataaaattatttataatttatttgcagacattCTGGTACTCCAGCAGTCGGATGTTCGTTCAAAGCTGCGGCCGGTTACTTGTATCCTCTCGAAAGAGGATTTATGTATGTACACAAGCCGCCGATTCACATCCGATTCGAAGAGATAGCTTCTGTCAACTTTGCTCGCGGCGGTGGATCCACAAGGTCTTTTGATTTTGAGATTGAACTCACGAGTGGAATCACACATACCTTCAGCAGTATTGAAAAGGGAGAGTATGGAAAGCTCTTCGACTTCATCACTGTTAAGAAACTCAGAGTGAAGAACAGGGGGAAAGGAGTAcgtattagaaaaatatatttaaataacaataattgctgTCTAATTTTCTATCTTGACCGATAGTGGCTGACCACTTGACTTTTGCCTGTATACCAGATTTCAGGATATcgatgatttcacaaaaattgcagaagattaaacaaatttcaaaaacattctttagaaGATCAAAGATTACAGAGGTGTTCaaccatttcaaaagattttaaaagtatttctaattttttcagaaagttttcaatgacttaagggcatgtgagacagctgaatacctatattaccgacctcactttatcagttcactgaatgttcctttgaacctaagaactttttttgttaccaaaatatccagctgaaactttggaaaaatgtattagagtacaataaagtacgtttaggtgcTGCATTTTGGAAGGAACTTCActgcaaattattttatcttttttctgaacctcgacattttttgaacgttcgaactttttttataaataaaatatcggtctcaaactttgagaaatgcaaaagccaaaagaaaactacgtttaagtacaaagcttaataataaaagatgtaaaaaaatatattttaacaatcaattccaacggcatcagctggtaacgttgtacaggaaaatacgaaccctggcggccactagacgaggctctagagggttcgtattttcgtgtacaactttaccggctgatgccgatggaattgatagttgaaatattttttttacatcttttattattaagctttgtactttaacgtagttttctttcggttcttgtatttctcaaagtttgagaccgatcttatatatgtataaaaaaagttcgaacgttcaaaaaatgtcgaggttcggaaaaaagataaaataatttttactgaagttcctaccaaaatgcagtacctaaacgtactttatcgtactttaatacattttccaaagtttcagctcgatattttatttacaaaaaaagttcttaggttcaaaaaaatattcagtgagctgataaagtgaagtcggtaatataggtatttggctgcgtcacatgcccttaaagatttATAAGACTTCAAAAGATTGCAAACAGGGTGTATACGCTAcctgaaaacctggaattgccagtgaatttttttttttaagtcaggcaATTTGTTCGATAGCGTGCCAAATTTTgctttaattgcaatataaaatttaataacaattctttgtttttaaaagtaactttatatggctttattgaactattttgttgtaaaattcgtgttttttgtttgtttgaaattaaggttttttaagtaaaaattgaattattctagttCTGGTTGAAATTTATCGTGctcttagttgtaaattcaagtatctggttcaaaattcatgttttgttgaaaattcgttattttcgatagaaatttaatattattggtaaaaaactgttttagattgaaaataaaaatattttttggtggaaatactAACTACTACATCTTTCCTTCATAACTTATCTTTTTGtgaatggaaatttaattacttgttcGAAAGTTaactcttttagtaaaaattattttatttttgtttagttaaagatgcatcattttaatttaaaactcgtcACGTTGGTTAGAAAATGAGCTATTGTGATGAACATTCgcttttttacactgaaaattaaactttttgttgaaaatttgtattttgttttgttcaaaattaattttaaactgaaaatgaccattcaatttttggacgacattcttttttttaatcgaaaattcgtcttttcggtccaaattaatcctctttgttgaaaattcatcttttttcgtttaaaattcaactattccaattgaatgtcaattttacttaaaaatgcaactatttttttaacaattagttttttcgttgaatattgttcattttaactgaaaatttaactattaaatttttggttggcaatttatcatttttagttggtataaaattcattttttttttaaatgaaaattctctttttggttgaaaactcaactattccagttaaagattcatagttttaattacgaatttatctttttggcttaaaattctactatatgtttgaaattttttttcttggttgaactttcaagtatgtcgttgaaaattcatgtattttgttaaaaaattgtcttttttggtagaaaattattgttctggtttaaaaattcatttttttcaaataaaaccacttagttgacatttaaacccttttgctgaaaattctttttttttgtttgttaaaattttgtctattCCAGTTGACGATTTATCATTCGAGGCAAAAACTTATAACTTTGAgttgcaaaatttgtttaatttgatgaagaattaatttttttaactaaaaatttaactgctccatatttagttaaaaacttatcattcttagattgaaattgaattatctatttggaaattaatattttttagttaaaaatttaacttatttggttgagaatgtatgtTTTTTACTGAATAGAATCGTcttctttgagaaaaaaattaatcgttttgatagaaaattgaactgtcttgttaaaaattcaatattttgaactttgaaataaaaatttgtattattgttcaaattcatgaacttcagggtcaaatttaagaaatgactaattatgttttttatattactcaattattaattaatctatggtgctaatatatttaagaatatcttgtattATAATTGgtcaaagttttctaaattaaacatatgaaTTAAatcctagaaactgaaaaaaaacgattgtttaaaaaaatgcgaattattttaatatgtccgtactatgaaaaattatacctgaaaaaaactttagatacctggaaaaacctggaattgtcagggaattccTTTTCAGAATCTGAATAGACACTCTGGCAAAGAGTTCACAAAAGCGAATCTTgacctatttttaaaatattttaaatttaattcgtttatttcaGGACAAAGTTAACTACGACGACTTTGGAGGCAGCGACGGAGAAGCTGAACCGGACGCATACTTGGCCAGAGTCAAGGCTGAAGCTCAGGAAAGAGACGAAGATAACCAAGACGACTCTGAGGATGAATCTACTGATGAAGACTTCAATCCTAACCAGGCTGAAAGTGATGTTGCAGAAGAATACGACAGTAATCCTGCCACAACTGACAGTGAGGAAGGATCCGACGCATCTGGTGATAGCGATggtaaagaaaagaagaaaaagaaagaaaagaagacTAAATCTGCGAAAACGATAGTGCgttctttttaatattctatatttttttgtatataaatctTCAGAAGAAtggagaaacttaattttttttatttagtctgAGAAGCCAAGAAAGCCTCGTAGGCAAAAGAAGGAGAAGGATGCCAATAAACCAAAGAGGCCTGCCACTGCTTTCATGCTCTGGTTGAACAGTTCCAGGGAAAAGATTAAGAGCGACAATCCTGGAATAAGTGTAACTGAAATTGCGAAGAAGGGTGGCGAGATGTGGAAAGAAATGAAGGATAAATCggtagaatttaatttcaaatctgaaCTTTGTATCTTTATGGTAGCTTAATAACTTTATCGCTTTCTTCTAATGCACATGGTTAATTATTTACAGGAATGGGAGGAGAAGGCAAACAAGCTTAAAAAGGAATATGCTGAAGCGATGAAAGATTATGTGCCTCCAGAAGTGGATAAGTCTAAAGATAAGAAAGAGAAACCAGAGAAGAAGGACAAAGGTgataagaagaagaaaaaagaaactaaGCCAGAGTCTCCCTCGAAAGTTGCATCTGGTTCATTCAAGAGCAAGGAGTACATTAGCGATGATGACAGTAGTAGCGATGAAGATTCTAAGAAGAAGGTATTAAACTCGAAACATGTTGAATTCTTTTTAGACACCGcgcttaaattacgtaacagctggggggggggggggggggggggggggggggggggggtattttgttaaactttgtcTCGATAGAGGCTCctgaatattatctttttagttataaatcttattatttgtttacaaatttagcAATTTACAAGTAAACTGCATccttcaactgttttattaaaaattcgtctttttggtttaaaaattcaactcctttcgCAGAACATTAGccattcgtttaaaattcatgttttgttcttggaatcttttttttaagaaatcacttttttttaattggtcttgtgattttaaaaattcacctgtttttgtagagttttcatttttcttgaacaaaaatgcaactgtctggttgaaaatttatcaatcttgtaaacaaatcatactatttggttaaaaattcgactatttagctgaaaatttacttattgtttaCATTTACTATTTTGGTGTTAGAAAggaaactggaatcttctttggatgaaaatttaactctttttttaaaatatttttgtttttaaatccatgttttttaaagaaaattcatatttcttgaataaaaatgcaagtgttcgattgaaaattaaactcctttttcagagtttgtctttttgatttaaaaattaaccaacttcagaaaaaattttatctttcttgtataaaaatgcaactttttggttgaaaattaaaatattttgttaaaaagtcagttttttaaattgaaaatttaactatttcgttgaaaatgtactttttgtaaaaaatttatattttgttgttgaaaaatgaactgaaatcctTTCTGGGTggatgttcaaatttaaaaaacaaagttcgtagttttttaaatttaaaatccatctttttataaggttttcatatttttaaaataaaaattcaacttttttttaatttaaagaaaaacatcttttaatagaaatttaatcttgtttgtataaaaatgtaactatttggtagagaattcaacgtttttattaaaaaagtcattcttcttggttaaaaattggtctttttgggtcgaaaattcgatttttttcgtagaaacttatttgtagtttaaaaattcatattttgatcgtgaaaaatcaattgaaaccttttttaaaagcaaattcaactttgttttaaatttattttttatgaaaatgcaactttttcgttaaaaaatattcttctttgtctgagtgtttaattattttgtttgaaagatttggttgaagcacattgttaagaaataattttttgttgaaaatttatatttttagttcaaaattcatttgtttcgttgaaagtttaactatttttttagaactattttatttaacttccattttttaaagattgacctgtttagttgaaaaggcttcttttttgacaacaaaaaattttgttggtttgaaatttcatttttgttaggtAAATATGCATCAGTTccgtggttaaaaatttgtctttttggtttaaaaaatgttgtgaaaatgtcatatttttcatggaaatataaactatgacactttgttgttgggaatttatcttttcaggtttaaaatttgaatattgagtgatcaatttaattattttattaaaaagccatctttgatagtaaaagacatttttttgtttaaaataaattaagaaatttgaaaatttaaatttgtttctgaagTACTGttttgttcagtttataaaagattctgtgttaaaagtatttgtaaatatttataatatttggtatttgaatattaatgatcaaggattttgaaaatgaaattctcgGACACACTGCCTAATTCTACcagcaaaacatttctggaaactaaaaattccgtacggtaaggggggggggggctataattcgttacgtaatttaagtacggccccttatTTAATTCTGGTTGCTTCTTTGGATGATATATTATTTCTGTTTTTCCAGTCCAAGTCTGATAAATCTGAAAAGAGACAGCATTCAGATGACAGTGAAGAAGAAAAGAAGCCTGCTAAGAAGGTactttcatttataataataaaattaattgtcagtCTGCTAGCAGAagctgctgaaagtggaggtaaaaaaatcgtggggtgcaaataaatatcttttttgaaagtacCCATGCTGcaatatttttgttatcaaagtaacctatttcaaaagtatagtcacaaatgttcaggttaaaataat
This Belonocnema kinseyi isolate 2016_QV_RU_SX_M_011 chromosome 3, B_treatae_v1, whole genome shotgun sequence DNA region includes the following protein-coding sequences:
- the LOC117169220 gene encoding FACT complex subunit Ssrp1, giving the protein MDFLEYSDITAEVNGAMTPGKLKLTDQHLIFKNQKTGKVEQIPSGDMEMVSYLKFVNTWGLRIFLRNGTLHRFRGFKDGDQEKIAKFFKSNYSKDMLEKQLSLKGWNWGTARFEGSVVSFDVDQHTAFEIPLSNVSQCTTGKNEVTLEFHQNDDAPVNLMEMRFHIPTSDSVEQDPVESFHQRVMDKASVISVSGDAIAIFREIQCLTPRGRYDIKIFQSFFQLHGKTFDYKIPMSTVLRLFLLPHKDNRQMFFVVSLDPPIKQGQTRYHYLVLLFNQDEETSIELPFSEEELKEKYEDKLTKELSGPTYEILGKVMKVIINRKLTGPGNFIGHSGTPAVGCSFKAAAGYLYPLERGFMYVHKPPIHIRFEEIASVNFARGGGSTRSFDFEIELTSGITHTFSSIEKGEYGKLFDFITVKKLRVKNRGKGDKVNYDDFGGSDGEAEPDAYLARVKAEAQERDEDNQDDSEDESTDEDFNPNQAESDVAEEYDSNPATTDSEEGSDASGDSDGKEKKKKKEKKTKSAKTISEKPRKPRRQKKEKDANKPKRPATAFMLWLNSSREKIKSDNPGISVTEIAKKGGEMWKEMKDKSEWEEKANKLKKEYAEAMKDYVPPEVDKSKDKKEKPEKKDKGDKKKKKETKPESPSKVASGSFKSKEYISDDDSSSDEDSKKKSKSDKSEKRQHSDDSEEEKKPAKKVEKKAKKDESEEEASEDEPVESTPPTSDDDSKGSD